A section of the Stenotrophomonas acidaminiphila genome encodes:
- a CDS encoding fructose-bisphosphate aldolase, whose amino-acid sequence MSIELLAETAQAMVAPGKGIIAIDESTGTIAKRFASVGIENTEENRRAYRELLLTTPKLNEHISGAILYDETIRQSTRDGVPFAKYMADHGMIPGIKVDKGAHPLAGCPGELVTEGLDGLRERLQEYYKLGARFAKWRAVINIGESIPSGTCIESNAHALARYAALCQECGLVPMVEPEVIMDGDHDIETCYEVTEATLRSLFDALYQQNVLLEGTILKASMVISGKDCDEQADVEEVAEATVMCLKSTVPAILPGVVFLSGGQSDEQSTAHLNAMNQLDKLPWPLSFSYGRAMQQAALKLWAQDMQGNYAAAQKTVYERARENGLAALGKWEG is encoded by the coding sequence ATGAGCATCGAACTGCTGGCTGAAACCGCCCAGGCCATGGTCGCCCCGGGCAAGGGCATCATCGCCATCGACGAATCCACCGGCACGATCGCCAAGCGCTTCGCCAGCGTCGGCATCGAGAATACCGAAGAGAACCGCCGTGCCTACCGCGAGCTGCTGCTGACCACGCCGAAGCTCAACGAACATATTTCCGGCGCGATCCTGTACGACGAAACCATCCGCCAGAGCACCCGCGACGGCGTGCCGTTCGCCAAGTACATGGCCGACCACGGCATGATCCCGGGCATCAAGGTCGACAAGGGCGCGCACCCGCTTGCCGGCTGCCCGGGCGAGCTGGTCACCGAAGGCCTGGACGGCCTGCGCGAGCGCCTGCAGGAGTACTACAAGCTCGGCGCCCGCTTCGCCAAGTGGCGCGCGGTCATCAACATCGGCGAGAGCATCCCGTCGGGCACCTGCATCGAGTCCAACGCGCACGCGCTGGCCCGCTATGCCGCGCTGTGCCAGGAATGCGGCCTGGTGCCGATGGTCGAGCCGGAAGTGATCATGGATGGCGACCACGACATCGAGACCTGCTACGAAGTCACCGAAGCCACCCTGCGCTCGCTGTTCGACGCGCTGTACCAGCAGAACGTGCTGCTGGAAGGCACCATCCTGAAGGCTTCGATGGTCATCTCCGGCAAGGACTGCGACGAGCAGGCCGACGTCGAGGAAGTGGCCGAAGCCACCGTGATGTGCCTGAAGAGCACCGTGCCGGCGATCCTGCCGGGCGTGGTGTTCCTGTCCGGCGGCCAGAGCGACGAACAGTCGACCGCGCACCTGAACGCCATGAACCAGCTCGACAAGCTGCCGTGGCCGCTGAGCTTCTCCTACGGCCGCGCCATGCAGCAGGCCGCGCTGAAGCTGTGGGCCCAGGACATGCAGGGCAACTACGCCGCCGCGCAGAAGACCGTTTACGAGCGCGCCCGCGAGAACGGCCTGGCCGCGCTGGGCAAGTGGGAAGGCTGA
- a CDS encoding pyruvate kinase, translated as MIERQRRTKILATLGPATDAPGVLDDLFRAGVNVVRLNFSHGDPSGQAKRAAEVRAAANRVGVEVGILADLPGPKIRIERFAEGRVQLKVGDRFDLIARADAAPGDATQVGVSYLGLPQDVGPGDVLLLDDGLMQLQVVEVQGERIVTSVLNDGVLSDRKGLNKQGGGLSLGALTERDKELIGIVAKIGVDFIAVSFCRNAQDMNDARAIARQHGCDAALVSKIERTEAIENLEEIVEASDVVMVARGDLGVEIGDAELPGLQKKIIKAALAQNKVVITATQMLQSMVESPIPTRAEVLDVANSVIDGTDAVMLSAETAAGAYPVKAVEAMARICLGAERQFQTETDFNASPRNLERADQAIAMATMFLSQHVGVRAIVAMTESGGTARYLSRFRAKAPIYAVTRHDGARRQMALMRDVFPINFDSRGFTPREAARGSIRLLVEAGLLQAGDRVVFTSGEHMETHGATNTLRLLEVGSDGRASGLGEL; from the coding sequence ATGATCGAACGCCAGCGCCGCACCAAGATCCTCGCCACCCTCGGACCGGCCACCGATGCGCCGGGCGTGCTCGACGATCTGTTCCGCGCCGGTGTCAACGTGGTCCGCCTGAACTTCTCGCATGGCGATCCGTCCGGCCAGGCCAAGCGTGCCGCCGAAGTGCGCGCCGCCGCCAACCGGGTCGGCGTGGAAGTCGGCATCCTCGCCGACCTGCCGGGCCCGAAGATCCGCATCGAGCGCTTCGCCGAGGGCAGGGTGCAGCTCAAGGTGGGCGACCGCTTCGACCTCATCGCCAGGGCCGACGCGGCGCCCGGCGACGCCACCCAGGTCGGCGTGAGCTACCTCGGCCTGCCGCAGGACGTGGGCCCCGGCGACGTGCTGCTGCTGGACGACGGCCTGATGCAGCTGCAGGTGGTGGAAGTGCAGGGCGAGCGCATCGTCACCAGCGTGCTCAACGACGGCGTGCTGTCCGACCGCAAGGGCCTGAACAAGCAGGGCGGCGGCCTGTCGCTGGGTGCGCTCACCGAGCGCGACAAGGAACTGATCGGCATCGTGGCGAAGATCGGCGTGGACTTCATCGCCGTCTCGTTCTGCCGCAACGCGCAGGACATGAACGACGCCCGCGCGATCGCCCGCCAGCACGGCTGCGACGCGGCGCTGGTGTCCAAGATCGAACGTACCGAGGCGATCGAGAACCTGGAGGAGATCGTCGAGGCCAGCGACGTGGTGATGGTCGCCCGCGGCGACCTGGGCGTGGAGATCGGCGACGCCGAACTGCCCGGCCTGCAGAAGAAGATCATCAAGGCCGCGCTGGCGCAGAACAAGGTGGTGATCACCGCCACGCAGATGCTGCAGTCCATGGTCGAAAGCCCGATCCCGACCCGTGCCGAAGTGCTGGACGTGGCCAACTCGGTCATCGACGGCACCGACGCGGTGATGCTGTCGGCCGAAACCGCGGCCGGCGCCTACCCGGTCAAGGCGGTCGAGGCGATGGCGCGCATCTGCCTGGGAGCCGAGCGCCAGTTCCAGACCGAGACCGATTTCAATGCCTCGCCGCGCAACCTGGAGCGCGCCGACCAGGCCATCGCCATGGCCACCATGTTCCTGTCCCAGCACGTGGGCGTGCGCGCGATCGTGGCGATGACCGAATCCGGCGGCACCGCGCGCTACCTGTCGCGGTTCCGGGCCAAGGCGCCGATCTATGCGGTCACCCGGCATGACGGTGCGCGCCGGCAGATGGCGCTGATGCGCGATGTGTTCCCGATCAATTTCGACAGCCGCGGCTTCACCCCGCGCGAGGCGGCGCGCGGCAGCATCCGCCTGCTGGTCGAGGCCGGCCTGCTGCAGGCCGGCGACCGCGTGGTGTTCACCAGCGGCGAGCACATGGAAACCCATGGCGCCACCAATACCCTGCGCCTGCTCGAAGTGGGCAGCGACGGCCGCGCCAGCGGGCTGGGCGAGCTCTGA
- a CDS encoding HAD family hydrolase translates to MSRDVLFFDLDGTLIDSAVGITRCVAYALERMQQPVPPPAELRRWIGPALRTSFAPLFGDAQRVEQAVALYRERFELHGWQEHDVYAGIGEVVQGLHAAGHRLAVVTAKNEPHARRIVEHLPFGGCFEAVIGATADGARSHKPELIGEALRRLLLAPARCWMIGDRRMDIEGARHHGMRNIGVLWGFGGREELTAAGAGSLAGTPAELEQLLSR, encoded by the coding sequence GTGAGCCGCGATGTGCTGTTTTTCGATCTCGACGGCACGCTGATCGATTCGGCCGTCGGCATCACCCGCTGCGTGGCCTACGCGCTGGAGCGGATGCAGCAGCCGGTACCGCCGCCGGCCGAGCTGCGCCGCTGGATCGGCCCGGCGCTGCGCACCAGCTTCGCCCCGCTGTTCGGCGACGCGCAGCGCGTCGAACAGGCGGTGGCGCTGTACCGCGAACGCTTCGAACTGCACGGCTGGCAGGAGCATGACGTCTACGCCGGCATCGGCGAGGTGGTGCAGGGGCTGCATGCCGCCGGCCACCGGCTGGCGGTGGTCACCGCCAAGAACGAGCCGCACGCGCGGCGGATCGTCGAGCACCTGCCGTTCGGTGGCTGCTTCGAGGCGGTGATCGGCGCCACCGCCGACGGCGCGCGCAGCCACAAGCCGGAACTGATCGGCGAAGCGCTGCGGCGCTTGTTGCTGGCGCCGGCGCGGTGCTGGATGATCGGCGACCGGCGCATGGACATCGAGGGCGCGCGCCACCATGGCATGCGCAACATCGGCGTGCTGTGGGGCTTCGGTGGCCGCGAGGAACTGACCGCGGCCGGTGCCGGATCACTGGCCGGCACGCCGGCCGAACTGGAGCAGCTGCTGTCGCGCTGA